The Branchiostoma floridae strain S238N-H82 chromosome 8, Bfl_VNyyK, whole genome shotgun sequence genome has a segment encoding these proteins:
- the LOC118421968 gene encoding GPI-anchor transamidase-like: MAARSACVWAGLVFEQVGGFFKSGHTNNWAVLVCTSRFWFNYRHIANTLSVYRSVKRLGIPDSQIILMLADDMACNPRNPRPATVFNNANQHINVYGDNVEVDYRGYEVTVENFIRVLTGRLPPSTPRSKRLLTDDRSNVLVYMTGHGGEGFLKFQDAEEISNVELADAFQQMWQKNRYHELLFMIDTCQAVSMYHKFYSPNVIGIGSAQVGEDSLSHHVDPSIGVYIIDRYTYYLLEFLETVTPDSKKTLADLFRVCPKRVCVSTPGVRTDLFTRDPNSVLITDFFGSVRNVEITRQTVTLQRNDTAQTCR; the protein is encoded by the exons atggcggcccgcAGTGCCTGTGTTTGGGCGGGTCTGGTGTTT gAGCAGGTTGGTGGTTTCTTCAAAAGTGGCCACACCAACAACTGGGCTGTGTTG GTGTGCACCTCCAGGTTCTGGTTTAATTATCGTCACATCGCCAACACCCTGTCTGTGTACCGCAGTGTCAAGAGACTGGGGATTCCTGACAG TCAGATCATTCTCATGCTGGCAGATGATATGGCCTGCAATCCCAGGAACCCTCGACCTG CTACTGTGTTCAACAATGCCAACCAGCACATCAATGTGTATGGAGACAATGTGGAGGTGGACTACAGGGGGTATGAG GTTACAGTAGAGAACTTCATCCGAGTGCTGACCGGCCGTCTGCCTCCCAGCACACCTCGCTCCAAACGTCTGCTCACAGATGACAGGAGTAATGTACTGGTCTACATGACGG GCCATGGAGGCGAGGGTTTCCTGAAGTTCCAGGATGCAGAGGAAATCTCAAACGTGGAGCTGGCAGACGCCTTCCAGCAGATGTGGCAGAAAAACAG gtaTCATGAGCTTCTGTTCATGATTGACACCTGCCAGGCAGTGTCCATGTATCACAAGTTCTACTCACCCAACGTCATCGGCATTGGCAGTGCTCAAGTTGGGGAGGACTCCCTCTCA CATCACGTGGACCCTTCCATCGGAGTGTACATCATTGACCGGTACACCTACTACCTGTTGGAGTTCCTGGAGACGGTCACACCCGACAGCAAGAAAACTCTGGCTGATCTG TTCCGTGTGTGTCCGAAGCGCGTGTGCGTGTCCACCCCCGGAGTGCGGACTGACCTGTTCACCCGCGACCCCAACTCTGTCCTCATCACAGACTTCTTCGGCAGCGTGCGGAACGTGGAGATCACCAGGCAAACCGTCACTCTACAGCGTAACGACACAGCGCAGACATGCAGGTAG
- the LOC118420974 gene encoding uncharacterized protein LOC118420974 codes for MPDVLPAKLKLEFVQKSYNQLVDKADALFDNEIFKDEDRFQKAEKLFDRYKATIESIIKGCLIFNLRFFQPCNVDEFYHDHFRLGPDSLSAALSNLLITDQMRAAAGGEELMVRVDVRYDDYIRVRRQLCMAGILKSSSVDNLSTLVRPRTDRNLSESNLESMDLANTSAHDSSVTEWAANPYTRRLTRCVKRKSQEVAVLKREREIQGNIVWSLHGEITYLNKRDEAAQRVLMTKTEEINQFQEENKNLKAIIEALVAAKTKVAVHSSEEDNEVSAPDVPETPLSGVEVGAAEEPETPLSGLKSPHEEVTRLMKKDEEAQKVLMNKTDEIQQLKENNKSLEARIEALMAAKTKVGIPSTDDDDAPRGTEDRALEERDRALEERDRALGGRNRALGERDRALEERDRTSRERDRASRELGRTLDEHLRALGELDTLQRGAEGVSPELRSNPTNSPVAVPDNTPDLLRPWLYGMIDRGEVPGVEWLDADKKKFKIPWEHTGKREYDLDSFKLFKEWSIHTGKFRPEIDEPEPAVWKTRLRVALSNHPKIHEVKNESQPKDPINPYKVYVFSDKPQDSLQKILQDLLSQPGRGDGDQTMQELLQGMQELLQGMQAAPGLCPSGEFTIQEVALPMDVTTAADNPAVITEPLYTNAPIKMETQPLANVDMTQLWVGAEADTSDEDVMDRPVATVAPELRIYPAHELDIEVVYYKAGKVLQHHVTNRKGCRLWFGDRNQPNLSPYLYGPANAEQILLPPRQPSGRQKDDAVVQGLLDNMERGLVLTTENGNISATRLCKTKVFWKSNDNRNKQAERLEREQVVPVFDYQNYLRELSAYGNSGGPRPKCEVIFSFGKSWSDESPLENTPIYVIVRSRTAQHLMMAVDKGEADHDAQNTLRSIEDMISHENEFGKLAVDVKEYVKAKDF; via the exons ATGCCAG atGTCCTCCCTGCCAAGTTGAAGCTGGAGTTCGTCCAGAAATCATACAACCAGCTTGTTGACAAGGCTGATGCCCTGTTTGACAATGAGATTTTTAAGGACGAGGACCGTTTTCAGAAAGCAGAGAAACTGTTTGACAGATACAAGGCCACAATTGAATCCATTATCAAGGGTTGTCTCATCTTCAACCTACGATTCTTCCAGCCATGTAACGTAGATGAGTTCTATCATGATCACTTCCGCCTGGGCCCAGACAGCCTGTCAGCAGCCCTATCAAACCTCCTCATCACCGACCAGATGCGAGCTGCGGCCGGAGGGGAGGAGCTAATGGTCAGGGTGGATGTTCGGTATGATGACTACATCAGGGTGAGAAGGCAGCTCTGCATGGCAG GAATTCTAAAATCAAGCTCAGTGGACAACCTGTCAACCTTAGTGCGCCCTCGTACTGACAGGAACCTGAGCGAATCTAACCTGGAGTCAATGGACCTGGCCAACACCAGTGCTCATGATTCAAGCGTCACAGAATGGGCGGCCAATCCTTACACACGGCGTCTGACTAGGTGTGTGAAGAGGAAGTCACAGGAGGTAGCTGTTCTCAAAAGGGAACGTGAGATTCAGGGCAATATTGTGTGGAGTCTCCACGGGGAAATTACTTATCTCAATAAGAGAGATGAAGCCGCTCAGAGGGTTTTGATGACTAAAACGGAAGAAATCAACCAGTTTCAAGAAGAGAATAAAAACCTGAAAGCTATAATCGAGGCACTGGTGGCTGCGAAGACAAAAGTGGCCGTTCACAGTTCTGAAGAAGACAATGAAGTCAGTGCGCCGGATGTACCAGAAACACCACTAAGCGGAGTGGAAGTCGGAGCAGCGGAGGAACCGGAAACTCCACTAAGTGGATTGAAAAGTCCCCATGAGGAAGTCACTCGTCTCATGAAGAAAGACGAGGAGGCGCAGAAGGTTTTAATGAATAAAACAGACGAGATCCAACAGCTTAAGGAAAACAATAAAAGCCTGGAAGCCAGAATTGAGGCGCTAATGGCTGCCAAGACAAAGGTGGGCATTCCCAGTACTGACGATGACGATGCACCGAGGGGTACTGAAGATAGAGCATTGGAGGAACGCGATAGAGCATTGGAGGAACGTGATAGAGCATTGGGGGGACGTAATAGAGCATTGGGGGAACGTGATAGAGCATTGGAGGAACGTGATAGAACGTCGAGGGAACGTGATAGAGCATCGAGGGAACTGGGTAGAACATTGGATGAACATCTTAGAGCATTGGGGGAACTGGACACCCTACAAAGGGGAGCTGAAGGTGTCTCTCCAGAGCTCAGGAGTAACCCGA CGAACTCACCGGTCGCAGTTCCGGACAACACTCCTGACCTGCTCCGGCCCTGGCTGTACGGCATGATCGACCGCGGCGAGGTCCCGGGCGTGGAGTGGCTCGACGCCGACAAAAAGAAGTTCAAGATCCCCTGGGAGCACACCGGCAAGCGCGAGTACGACCTAGATAGCTTCAAGCTGTTTAAG GAATGGTCCATCCATACCGGCAAATTTCGCCCAGAGATCGACGAGCCCGAGCCGGCCGTGTGGAAGACCAGGCTGCGGGTCGCCCTGAGCAATCATCCGAAAATCCACGAGGTAAAGAACGAGAGCCAGCCAAAAGACCCCATCAACCCGTACAAGGTCTATGTGTTCTCCGACAAACCAC AGGACTCCCTCCAGAAGATCCTGCAGGACCTGCTGAGCCAGCCGGGCCGCGGGGACGGAGACCAGACCATGCAGGAGCTGCTGCAGGGCATGCAGGAGCTGCTGCAGGGCATGCAGGCCGCGCCCGGGCTGTGTCCGTCGGGCGAGTTCACCATACAGGAGGTCGCCTTGCCCATGGACGTCACCACTGCCGCGGATAACCCTGCCGTCATCACGGAGCCGCTCTACACTAACGCGCCCATTAAG ATGGAGACCCAGCCGCTTGCTAACGTGGACATGACCCAACTATGGGTAGGGGCGGAGGCAGACACAAGTGACGAGGACGTTATGGACCGACCTGTCGCTACTGTCGCCCCAGAACTCAGGATCTACCCGG CTCATGAGTTGGATATCGAGGTCGTTTACTACAAAGCCGGGAAGGTCCTCCAGCATCACGTGACCAACAGGAAAGGCTGTCGTCTGTGGTTCGGCGACCGGAACCAGCCCAACCTGTCCCCTTACCTGTACGGGCCTGCAAACGCGGAACAGATCCTGTTGCCGCCGCGCCAGCCCTCAGGCAGGCAAAAGGACGACGCGGTCGTGCAAGGTCTGCTGGACAACATGGAGCGAGGGCTCGTCCTTACCACGGAAAATGGCAATATCTCCGCCACCCGCCTCTGCAAGACCAAAGTCTTCTGGAAGAGCAACGACAACCGCAACAAGCAGGCAGAACGCTTGGAGAGGGAACAGGTGGTGCCGGTGTTTGACTATCAGAACTACCTGCGGGAGCTGAGCGCCTACGGCAACAGCGGAGGTCCCAGACCCAAGTGTGAGGTCATCTTCAGCTTCGGGAAGAGCTGGAGCGACGAAAGCCCGCTGGAGAACACTCCCATCTACGTCATTGTGCGCAGCCGCACTGCGCAACACCTGATGATGGCTGTCGACAAGGGCGAGGCCGACCACGATGCGCAGAACACACTGCGCAGCATCGAAGACATGATATCCCACGAAAACGAGTTTGGCAAACTGGCAGTGGACGTGAAAGAATACGTCAAAGCCAAGGACTTTTAG
- the LOC118421054 gene encoding uncharacterized protein LOC118421054: MKIILVVVTLSVLLAGAAALKCYQCSLKDSDANCNSRGPTQCDSDGADTCTTLSAKSGSLKTITKSCGLKANCERLSWSAAETTCKAGSQSVSGCLQCCQGDACNAVTSFKSDATTASVSILATVAMATLTYILQLMV, encoded by the exons ATGAAGATCATTCTTGTTGTTGTGACCTTGTCTGTTCTACTGGCGGGAG CCGCGGCTCTGAAATGCTACCAGTGTTCGTTGAAGGACTCGGACGCCAACTGCAACAGCCGCGGGCCCACCCAGTGTGATAGTGATGGCGCGGACACCTGCACAACGTTGTCTGCCA AATCGGGGAGCCTGAAGACCATTACCAAGTCCTGCGGCTTGAAAGCGAACTGCGAGAGGCTGAGCTGGTCAGCGGCGGAAACTACCTGCAAGGCGGGTTCACAG AGCGTGTCCGGATGTCTCCAGTGTTGCCAAGGAGACGCGTGTAACGCCGTGACGTCATTCAAGAGTGACGCAACCACCGCTTCAGTCAGCATTCTGGCAACCGTCGCTATGGCAACGTTAACTTACATTCTTCAATTGATGGTTTAA
- the LOC118421969 gene encoding uncharacterized protein LOC118421969, which yields MCSMKFFKILALIICMVCPVPAIRCLQCAVTPTMTSLPPDAPAQLVPPRCPVWNMTDCDLRPVPLGLGPYDACYQMDALVEGKHYLSRSCAHYHRCVDRRASLRDVTQHHPGSRVKVTCCIEDGCNAVSSSAVIMATVSMTMVLFCLVVEMI from the exons ATGTGCAGTATGAAGTTCTTCAAGATTCTGGCACTTATCATCTGCATGGTTTGTCCGG TTCCCGCCATCCGATGTCTGCAGTGCGCCGTCACCCCGACCATGACGTCACTCCCGCCCGACGCGCCTGCGCAGCTGGTGCCCCCACGCTGTCCCGTGTGGAACATGACCGACTGTGACCTCCGACCTGTGCCCCTGGGACTCGGGCCGTACGACGCCTGCTACCAGATGGATGCACTAG TTGAAGGCAAGCATTACCTGAGCCGAAGCTGTGCCCACTACCACCGCTGTGTGGACCGCAGGGCTTCTCTGCGTGACGTCACACAACACCACCCAGGGTCAAGGGTCAAGGTCACCTGCTGCATCGAGGATGGCTGCAACGCGGTCAGCAGTTCTGCCGTTATCATGGCGACGGTTTCCATGACGATGGTCCTGTTTTGTTTGGTTGTAGAGATGATATAA